A part of Melittangium boletus DSM 14713 genomic DNA contains:
- a CDS encoding sensor histidine kinase, with the protein MSCLGALLQVPGLGLAFLDTGLCFRFVNNALIAQSALPSGAYEGRTVGEVWPMLAAALTPLLNRALSGEPVLGAYISGPLGAPGGGVRHLRFSLLPASTGGLRSGVSLMLEDETARVAQDIALRENEARLRDLAAVSCDGYCLHEGGTILEASSALANLLSTTPEDMVGQSLVRWIAPESRETVQRATARQVVAPYEATALRSDGKRLFVEVLGRPTTYRGREVRMVTVWDIGARKAAEEAAARADTFREQLLGVVGHDLRSPLYAIQLSVGALERGGELSESQSRQVSHVATATRRMERMIHELLDYTRARLAGGIPVRATPLSLDKLLDRVVEQYQVSHPQRTVIRKVEGDMRGTWDESRLVQLLDNLVGNGLQHSPVETPVEVRLAGSADGMTLSVRNEGPPVPLEDRATLFEPFKQGKRASADGLGLGLYIVRQIATAHGGRISVESGVGLGTRFVVWLPRHAPGT; encoded by the coding sequence ATGTCGTGTCTGGGGGCGCTCCTCCAAGTGCCGGGCCTGGGTCTGGCCTTCCTGGACACGGGGCTGTGCTTCCGCTTCGTCAACAACGCCCTCATCGCCCAGAGCGCGCTGCCCAGCGGCGCGTACGAGGGGCGGACGGTCGGCGAGGTGTGGCCGATGCTGGCGGCGGCGCTGACGCCGCTCTTGAACCGGGCCCTCTCGGGTGAGCCCGTGCTGGGCGCGTACATCTCCGGCCCCCTGGGCGCTCCCGGCGGCGGGGTGCGGCACCTGCGCTTCTCCCTGCTGCCCGCGAGCACGGGCGGCCTGCGCTCGGGCGTGAGCCTGATGCTCGAGGACGAGACGGCGCGCGTCGCCCAGGACATCGCCCTGCGCGAGAACGAGGCGCGGCTGCGCGACCTCGCCGCGGTGTCCTGTGACGGCTACTGCCTGCACGAGGGCGGCACCATCCTCGAGGCGAGCAGCGCACTGGCCAACCTGTTGAGCACCACGCCCGAGGACATGGTGGGCCAGTCACTCGTGCGGTGGATCGCCCCCGAGTCGCGCGAGACGGTGCAGCGCGCCACGGCCCGGCAGGTGGTGGCCCCCTACGAGGCGACCGCCCTGCGCTCCGATGGCAAGCGGCTCTTCGTGGAAGTCCTTGGACGCCCCACGACCTACCGCGGCCGGGAGGTGCGGATGGTGACCGTGTGGGACATCGGCGCGCGCAAGGCCGCCGAGGAAGCCGCGGCCCGTGCCGATACCTTCCGCGAGCAGTTGCTGGGCGTGGTGGGGCACGACCTGCGCTCGCCGCTCTACGCCATCCAGCTCAGCGTGGGCGCGCTCGAACGCGGTGGAGAGCTGAGCGAGTCCCAGTCCCGGCAGGTGAGCCACGTGGCCACGGCCACCCGGCGCATGGAGCGGATGATCCACGAGCTGCTGGACTACACCCGCGCGCGGCTCGCCGGAGGCATCCCCGTGCGCGCCACGCCGCTGAGCCTGGACAAGCTCCTCGATCGCGTGGTGGAGCAGTACCAGGTCTCCCACCCCCAACGGACCGTCATCCGCAAGGTGGAGGGCGACATGCGGGGCACCTGGGACGAGTCCCGGCTCGTCCAGCTGCTCGACAACCTGGTGGGCAACGGCCTGCAGCACAGCCCCGTGGAGACCCCCGTCGAGGTGCGCCTCGCGGGCTCCGCGGATGGGATGACGCTGTCGGTGCGCAACGAGGGCCCCCCGGTGCCCCTGGAGGATCGCGCCACGCTCTTCGAGCCCTTCAAGCAGGGCAAGCGGGCCTCCGCGGATGGGCTCGGGCTGGGCCTGTATATCGTCCGGCAGATCGCCACCGCCCATGGGGGCCGCATCTCCGTGGAGTCCGGCGTGGGGCTGGGCACGCGCTTCGTCGTCTGGCTGCCCCGGCACGCCCCGGGCACCTGA
- the atpA gene encoding F0F1 ATP synthase subunit alpha: MEIRADEISRIIREQIKDYGKKVTVAETGTVLSVGDGIARIYGLEGVLSGELVEFSNGVKGLVLNLEEDNVGVAIMGDFKDIREGDTVKRTAQIASVPVGKGLLGRVVSPLGEPLDGKGPIQSTETRRLEVKAPGIVKRKSVHEPLQTGIKALDALVPIGRGQRELIIGDRQTGKTAVAIDAIINQKGLNVYCVYVAIGQKQSTVAQVVEKLRSSGALEYTVVVAANASDPAPMQFFAPYAGVAIGEYFRDNKMHALIVYDDLSKQAVAYRQLSLLLRRPPGREAYPGDVFFIHSRLLERAAKLSDAEGAGSLTALPIIETQAGDVSAYIPTNVISITDGQIFLETDLFFSGVRPAINVGLSVSRVGSAAQIKAMKQVAGTLKLDLAQYRELAAFAQFGSDLDKATQETLARGARLVEVLKQGQYEPMPVEKQVMQLYAATNREDANKRGWIRQVPVSDVVRWMKEFIEYTDSRHPSLATDIQNKRELTAEIKTTLNKAITEFNDLFQPTAGAKI; the protein is encoded by the coding sequence ATGGAAATCCGCGCCGACGAGATCAGCAGAATCATCCGCGAGCAGATCAAGGACTACGGCAAGAAGGTCACCGTTGCCGAGACCGGGACCGTGCTGTCCGTGGGCGACGGTATCGCCCGCATCTACGGCCTCGAGGGTGTGCTGTCGGGTGAGCTGGTGGAGTTCTCCAACGGGGTCAAGGGCCTGGTGCTCAACCTCGAGGAGGACAACGTCGGTGTCGCCATCATGGGTGACTTCAAGGACATCCGCGAGGGTGACACCGTGAAGCGCACCGCGCAGATCGCCTCCGTGCCCGTGGGCAAGGGGCTGCTGGGCCGCGTGGTGAGTCCGCTGGGCGAGCCGCTCGACGGCAAGGGCCCCATCCAGTCCACCGAGACGCGCCGTCTCGAGGTGAAGGCCCCCGGCATCGTCAAGCGCAAGAGCGTGCACGAGCCCCTGCAGACGGGCATCAAGGCCCTGGACGCCCTGGTGCCGATCGGCCGCGGTCAGCGCGAGCTCATCATCGGTGACCGTCAGACGGGCAAGACGGCCGTCGCCATCGACGCCATCATCAACCAGAAGGGCCTCAACGTTTACTGCGTGTACGTGGCCATCGGCCAGAAGCAGTCCACGGTGGCCCAGGTGGTGGAGAAGCTGCGCAGCTCGGGCGCGCTCGAGTACACCGTGGTCGTGGCCGCCAACGCGTCCGACCCGGCGCCCATGCAGTTCTTCGCGCCCTACGCGGGCGTCGCCATCGGCGAGTACTTCCGCGACAACAAGATGCACGCCCTCATCGTGTACGACGACCTGTCCAAGCAGGCCGTGGCGTACCGCCAGCTCTCGCTGCTGCTGCGCCGTCCGCCGGGACGCGAGGCCTACCCGGGCGACGTGTTCTTCATCCACAGCCGCCTGCTCGAGCGCGCCGCCAAGCTGTCCGACGCCGAGGGCGCCGGCTCCCTCACCGCGCTGCCCATCATCGAGACGCAGGCCGGTGACGTGTCCGCCTACATCCCGACGAACGTCATCTCCATCACCGACGGGCAGATCTTCCTCGAGACGGACCTGTTCTTCTCCGGCGTGCGTCCCGCCATCAACGTGGGTCTCTCCGTGTCGCGCGTGGGCAGCGCGGCGCAGATCAAGGCCATGAAGCAGGTGGCCGGTACCCTCAAGCTGGACCTGGCGCAGTACCGCGAGCTGGCCGCCTTCGCCCAGTTCGGCTCGGACCTGGACAAGGCCACCCAGGAGACGCTCGCGCGCGGCGCCCGCCTCGTGGAGGTCCTCAAGCAGGGCCAGTACGAGCCCATGCCCGTCGAGAAGCAGGTCATGCAGCTCTACGCCGCCACCAACCGCGAGGACGCGAACAAGCGCGGGTGGATCCGTCAGGTGCCGGTGAGCGACGTGGTGCGCTGGATGAAGGAGTTCATCGAGTACACCGACAGCCGTCACCCGAGCCTCGCCACGGACATCCAGAACAAGCGCGAGCTCACGGCGGAGATCAAGACCACGCTGAACAAGGCCATCACCGAGTTCAACGATCTGTTCCAGCCCACGGCCGGCGCGAAGATCTAA
- a CDS encoding HAD family hydrolase, whose protein sequence is MAIRCVVLDFDGTFTDVAAEGAPFVKHFRRRLSEVLGRDVGEAGWDEVEAEVSSSNEEHGWEVGGRTVAPATADPFLLSNFVARRLCDRLGVLPDKAERVALLDTLYREAYAQVAVAFKPEAKEVLEALLDTGLPVTVVTNAHTDTVEAKLTKLAPRGRERLRVSGNARKFLIEPPTEPDALFGGLPETSTVDALVRPIYLRRGRYYDALCRIWKETGTSPETTLVAGDIYELDLAMPAALGARVQYVMRKNALEYERRAIAALGARGGMDPSLRAILPRLEG, encoded by the coding sequence ATGGCGATTCGATGCGTGGTGCTGGATTTCGATGGGACGTTCACGGACGTGGCGGCCGAGGGGGCGCCCTTCGTGAAGCACTTCCGCCGGCGCCTGTCCGAGGTCCTGGGCCGAGACGTGGGGGAGGCGGGCTGGGACGAGGTGGAGGCCGAGGTGTCCTCCAGCAACGAGGAGCATGGCTGGGAGGTGGGAGGGCGCACGGTGGCTCCCGCCACGGCGGATCCGTTCCTGCTGTCCAACTTCGTGGCGCGGCGGCTGTGCGACAGGCTGGGGGTGCTGCCGGACAAGGCCGAGCGGGTGGCGCTGTTGGACACGCTCTACCGCGAGGCGTACGCGCAGGTGGCGGTGGCCTTCAAGCCCGAGGCGAAGGAGGTGCTGGAGGCGCTGCTGGACACGGGCCTGCCCGTGACGGTGGTGACCAACGCGCACACGGACACGGTGGAGGCGAAGCTCACGAAGCTCGCGCCGCGGGGCCGCGAGCGGCTGCGGGTGTCGGGCAACGCGCGCAAGTTCCTCATCGAGCCGCCCACGGAGCCCGACGCGCTCTTCGGGGGCCTGCCCGAGACGTCGACGGTGGACGCGCTGGTGCGCCCCATCTACCTGCGCCGGGGCCGCTACTACGACGCCCTGTGCCGCATCTGGAAGGAGACGGGCACCTCGCCGGAGACGACGCTGGTGGCCGGTGACATCTACGAGCTGGACCTGGCGATGCCGGCGGCGCTCGGGGCGCGGGTGCAGTACGTCATGCGGAAGAACGCGCTGGAGTACGAGCGCCGGGCCATCGCGGCGCTCGGGGCCCGGGGCGGCATGGACCCGAGTCTGCGCGCCATCCTCCCGCGCCTGGAGGGCTGA
- a CDS encoding OmpA/MotB family protein, which yields MDITVDELEERRSTRWTGWLLLGTLGVVAAGGWGASRSISALVTRTEQLEREAAESEARVEELQVLREGLTRRVRLLEQQQQRAQVSHRAASARRAGELSARRDAARLALETTLKEERERGIVYLEEAEGQLRVGLVDPLLFAPQGTELTPEGEALLTRVGAALNVDGHLVQVASYPDASPSPTAWELSTARAVTVTHQLARTSKLPPERLVAMGYGPSRPVGLEEAPTPTPRLEVRLVPAPALDAARARAVGRR from the coding sequence ATGGACATCACAGTGGACGAGCTGGAGGAGCGCCGGAGCACCCGGTGGACGGGGTGGCTCCTCCTGGGCACGCTCGGCGTGGTGGCCGCGGGAGGCTGGGGCGCGTCCCGCTCCATCTCCGCCCTGGTGACGCGCACGGAACAGCTGGAGCGCGAGGCCGCCGAGTCCGAGGCCCGCGTCGAGGAGCTCCAGGTGCTGCGCGAGGGGCTGACGCGGCGGGTCCGCCTGCTGGAGCAACAGCAGCAGCGCGCCCAGGTCTCGCACCGCGCGGCGTCCGCCAGACGCGCCGGAGAGCTGTCCGCCCGGCGTGACGCGGCGCGTCTGGCCTTGGAAACCACCCTGAAGGAGGAGCGGGAGCGGGGCATCGTCTACCTGGAAGAGGCCGAGGGCCAGCTCCGGGTGGGACTCGTGGATCCCCTGCTCTTCGCCCCCCAGGGAACGGAGCTGACGCCCGAGGGCGAGGCCCTGCTCACCCGCGTGGGCGCGGCGCTGAACGTGGACGGGCACCTCGTGCAGGTGGCGTCCTATCCGGACGCCTCGCCCTCCCCCACCGCCTGGGAGCTGTCCACCGCCCGCGCGGTGACGGTGACGCACCAGCTCGCGCGGACGTCGAAACTGCCGCCGGAGCGGCTGGTGGCCATGGGCTACGGTCCCTCGCGTCCGGTGGGACTCGAGGAAGCCCCCACGCCCACGCCCCGGCTGGAAGTGCGGCTCGTGCCCGCGCCCGCGCTGGACGCGGCCCGGGCTCGCGCGGTGGGCCGGCGCTGA
- a CDS encoding nucleotidyltransferase family protein, with protein MKAVAIILAAGEARRLGHSKALVEHEGGKSFLQSLASTFGKAGCAVLAVLGKDADAVREQHPAVHLVENERWHESQLSSVKAGLDAALEEGADVVLLHPVDMPAVRATTLKTLLKALGESLEGLRPEFDGAPGYPLILSRAAAERLREADSGETQLEGAVRGLNLRRISVKDPGVIVNINTPETYERLFGSAPKLAPPPKRKGKKPEATASAPAAAPLDSAADGLSGT; from the coding sequence ATGAAGGCAGTGGCGATCATTCTCGCAGCGGGCGAGGCCAGGCGATTGGGGCATTCCAAGGCACTCGTCGAGCATGAGGGGGGCAAGAGTTTTCTCCAGTCGCTCGCGTCGACGTTCGGCAAGGCGGGCTGTGCGGTGCTCGCGGTGCTGGGCAAGGACGCCGACGCGGTGCGCGAGCAGCACCCGGCGGTCCACCTGGTGGAGAACGAGCGGTGGCACGAGAGCCAGCTCAGCTCGGTGAAGGCGGGCCTGGACGCGGCGCTCGAGGAGGGCGCGGACGTGGTGTTGTTGCACCCGGTGGACATGCCCGCCGTGCGCGCCACCACCCTCAAGACGCTGCTCAAGGCGCTCGGGGAGTCGCTGGAGGGGCTGCGGCCCGAGTTCGACGGGGCGCCGGGCTATCCGTTGATCCTCTCGCGCGCGGCCGCCGAGCGGCTGCGGGAGGCGGACTCGGGCGAGACGCAGCTGGAGGGGGCCGTGCGCGGCCTGAATCTGCGCCGCATCTCGGTGAAGGATCCGGGCGTCATCGTCAACATCAACACCCCGGAGACGTACGAGCGGCTGTTCGGCTCGGCGCCGAAGCTCGCGCCGCCGCCCAAGCGCAAGGGCAAGAAGCCCGAGGCCACCGCGTCGGCTCCGGCCGCCGCGCCCCTGGACTCGGCCGCGGACGGTCTGTCGGGCACGTGA
- a CDS encoding CBS domain-containing protein — MTHDTAQLQNDTMPDILLYPRDTVMRALEVMHRHGVLVLPVVDERRGEVLGHVSEEELRRLGNTLPLVRMTEILNARAALASEGIAGAGADSEAVSPLERTRSESWLH; from the coding sequence ATGACGCACGACACGGCACAGCTCCAGAACGACACGATGCCCGACATCCTCCTCTATCCTCGCGATACGGTGATGCGCGCGCTCGAGGTCATGCACCGTCACGGCGTGCTCGTGTTGCCCGTGGTGGATGAGCGCCGGGGCGAAGTGCTCGGTCATGTGTCGGAAGAGGAGTTGCGCCGTCTGGGCAACACGCTTCCGTTGGTGCGGATGACTGAAATTCTGAACGCCCGCGCGGCGCTCGCTTCAGAAGGAATTGCAGGGGCCGGAGCCGACTCCGAGGCGGTGTCGCCTTTGGAGCGGACGCGGTCCGAGTCCTGGTTGCACTAG
- a CDS encoding YecA family protein yields MSRQKPGRNEPCPCGSGKKYKACHAAEDRAREAAAPPAASGHPLAGELQEAMEMLRGEDLARVSSTLEHLGTLLTKWGPAPGLRFDGPLFHTHVSRQLDKLEDAVERDPAQARNALRLSTVRELGTRAFLDKLRATLLARATTAGLSPEDKRALCLGALLASTPKDGRVRPEDRPVLDVVFSAQFREWGAQHGQTLAAGVDTEGANLSDEAREALRQAGEGDMDALVKYVESDPGLASRIAQEAKERAARVEATMRQPTTPSLLAPEEQVWLTSVLWAPLNALKNPDLDAKARSAAVSGFLGAVRKALESDQDFLANLLERVRARAKDAALDEGTRTFFTDAAVAVEAEPVRMVLAAILTSRSEPEARSAEEQVVRADLEAKTQWTAEDLEPYRALLSDMKLPAAAERIHRAQEWLRAHPITLT; encoded by the coding sequence GTGAGCCGTCAGAAGCCCGGACGCAACGAGCCCTGCCCCTGCGGCAGTGGCAAGAAGTACAAGGCCTGCCACGCGGCGGAAGACCGGGCGCGCGAGGCGGCGGCCCCCCCCGCGGCGTCTGGCCACCCGCTCGCCGGGGAGCTCCAGGAAGCCATGGAGATGCTGCGCGGCGAGGACCTGGCGCGCGTCTCCAGCACCCTGGAGCACCTGGGCACCCTGCTGACGAAATGGGGCCCCGCGCCTGGCCTGCGCTTCGATGGCCCGCTCTTCCACACCCACGTGTCGCGCCAGCTCGACAAGCTGGAGGACGCCGTGGAGCGAGACCCGGCCCAGGCGCGCAACGCGCTGCGGCTGAGCACCGTGCGCGAGCTGGGCACGCGCGCCTTCCTGGACAAGCTGCGCGCCACCCTGCTCGCGCGGGCCACCACGGCGGGCCTGTCTCCGGAGGACAAGCGAGCGCTGTGCCTGGGCGCGCTGCTCGCCTCCACCCCCAAGGATGGCCGCGTGCGCCCGGAGGACCGGCCGGTGCTGGACGTGGTGTTCAGCGCGCAGTTCCGCGAGTGGGGCGCCCAACACGGCCAGACCCTGGCGGCGGGCGTGGACACGGAGGGCGCGAACCTGTCCGACGAGGCGCGCGAGGCCCTGCGCCAGGCGGGCGAGGGCGACATGGACGCGCTGGTGAAGTACGTGGAGTCGGACCCCGGACTCGCCTCGCGCATCGCCCAGGAGGCCAAGGAGCGCGCGGCGCGGGTGGAGGCCACGATGCGCCAGCCCACCACCCCCTCGCTGCTCGCGCCCGAGGAACAGGTGTGGCTCACCAGCGTCCTCTGGGCGCCCTTGAACGCCCTCAAGAACCCGGACCTGGACGCGAAGGCCCGGAGCGCCGCGGTGTCGGGCTTCCTGGGCGCGGTGAGGAAGGCGCTGGAGTCCGACCAGGACTTCCTCGCGAACCTGCTCGAGCGCGTGCGTGCGCGCGCGAAGGACGCGGCGCTCGACGAGGGCACGCGCACCTTCTTCACCGACGCCGCCGTGGCCGTGGAGGCCGAGCCCGTGCGCATGGTGCTCGCCGCCATCCTCACCTCGCGCTCCGAGCCCGAGGCCCGCTCCGCCGAGGAGCAGGTGGTGCGCGCGGACCTCGAGGCCAAGACGCAGTGGACGGCCGAGGATCTGGAGCCCTACCGCGCGCTGCTCTCGGACATGAAGCTGCCCGCCGCCGCCGAACGCATCCACCGCGCCCAGGAGTGGCTGCGCGCCCACCCCATTACCCTGACGTAG
- a CDS encoding SDR family NAD(P)-dependent oxidoreductase: MSDFAGKVAIVTGAGSGIGEAIAKRLLAGGARVALVDIQADRVQAVAARFDPSGASTLAVTADVSDARAVEEMVAQTLTRFGALHVAVNNAGFTGQVGVNTGEYAPEEWRRVLATNLDGIFHGLRFELPAIQASGGGAIVNMTSAAGLVGVEGEPAYVASKHGIVGLTRAAALEYATKGVRINAIAPGFIATPDVLAMPAKERGAVAALHPMGRMGEPHEVAELTAFLLSDRASFITGSVHVIDGGYSAR; the protein is encoded by the coding sequence ATGAGCGACTTCGCGGGCAAGGTGGCGATCGTGACGGGTGCCGGCTCCGGCATCGGCGAGGCGATCGCGAAGCGGTTGCTCGCGGGCGGCGCGCGCGTGGCGCTCGTCGACATCCAGGCCGACCGCGTCCAGGCCGTGGCGGCGCGGTTCGACCCCTCGGGTGCGTCGACCCTGGCCGTGACGGCCGACGTCTCCGACGCCAGGGCCGTCGAGGAGATGGTGGCCCAGACCCTCACGCGCTTCGGCGCGCTCCATGTCGCCGTCAACAACGCGGGCTTCACGGGCCAGGTGGGCGTGAACACCGGTGAATACGCGCCGGAGGAATGGCGCCGCGTCCTCGCCACCAACCTCGACGGCATCTTCCATGGCCTGCGCTTCGAGCTGCCCGCCATCCAGGCCTCGGGCGGAGGCGCGATCGTCAACATGACGTCGGCGGCGGGGCTCGTCGGAGTCGAGGGCGAGCCCGCGTATGTCGCGTCCAAGCACGGCATCGTCGGACTCACGCGCGCGGCCGCGCTCGAATACGCGACCAAGGGCGTGCGGATCAACGCCATCGCGCCCGGCTTCATCGCCACCCCGGATGTGCTCGCCATGCCCGCGAAGGAGAGAGGCGCGGTGGCCGCGCTCCACCCGATGGGGCGCATGGGCGAGCCCCACGAAGTGGCGGAACTCACGGCCTTCCTGCTGTCGGACCGGGCGTCCTTCATCACCGGCAGCGTGCACGTGATCGACGGCGGCTACTCGGCGCGCTGA